Proteins found in one Triticum urartu cultivar G1812 chromosome 4, Tu2.1, whole genome shotgun sequence genomic segment:
- the LOC125553632 gene encoding uncharacterized protein C119.09c-like → MAKLYVQAVPLLDLNKNTEWFMYLGVWTTHIFILFISWLLILYIFGCTPGMAWTLVNLGHFAITYHFFHWKKGTPFADDQGMYNRLTWWEQMDNGKQLTRNRKFLIVVPVVL, encoded by the exons ATGGCGAAGCTGTACGTGCAGGCGGTTCCCCTGCTGGATCTGAATAAGAACACCGAGTGGTTCATGTACCTGGGGGTCTGGACCACCCACATCTTCATCCTCTTCATCTCCTGGCTCCTCATCCTCTACATCTTCGGCTGCACCCCCGGCATGGCCTGGACGCTCGTTAACCTCGGCCACTTCGCG ATTACATACCACTTCTTCCACTGGAAGAAGGGAACTCCATTCGCTGATGATCAGGGGATGTATAATAGGTTGACTTGGTGGGAGCAAATGGACAACGGCAAGCAGCTTACTCGCAACAGAAAATTTCTTATTGTGGTTCCTGTAGTCCTCTAA